DNA sequence from the Sphingomonas sp. genome:
AACACGCGCGCGAAGATCGTATCGACCTGTTTCAGATGGTAATCGAGATCGAACTTTTCCTCCAGCTGCGCGTCGGACAGCAGGGCCGTTACCTCAGCGTCCGCCTTGAGCAGGTCGAGCAGGGAAAGCGCGCCGTCGGATTCCCAGACCTTCATCGCGTTGCGCTGGACGAGGCGGTAGGCGTCCTCGCGGCTGGCGCCGGCCTGGGTGAGCGCGAGCAGGACGCGCTGCGAATGGACGAGACCGCCCATCCGGTCGAGGTTGCGCTGCATCCGCTCGGGATAGACGAGGAGCTTGTCCATGACGCCGGTGAGGCGGGCGAGGGCGAAATCGAGCGTCACGGTGGCGTCCGGGCCGATATAGCGTTCCACCGACGAATGGCTGATGTCGCGCTCGTGCCACAGCGCCACATTCTCCAGCGCCGGGGTCACATAGCCGCGCACCATGCGCGCGAGGCCGGTGAGGTTCTCGGTCAGCACCGGGTTGCGCTTGTGCGGCATGGCCGAGCTGCCCTTCTGACCGGGCGCGAAATATTCCTCCGCCTCCAGCACCTCGGTGCGCTGGAGATGGCGGATTTCGGTCGCCAGCCGCTCGACCGAGGAGGCGATGACGCCGAGCGTGGCGAAGAACAGCGCGTGGCGGTCGCGCGGGATGACCTGGGTGGAGACGGGCTCGATGGCGAGGCCGAGCTTGTCGGCGACATGGGCCTCCACCTTGGGATCGACATTGGCGAAGGTGCCGACCGCGCCGGAAATCGCGCAGGTCGCGACATCGTCGCGCGCGGCGATCAGGCGGGCGCGGTTGCGGGCGAACTCGGCATAGGCCTGGGCCAGCTTCAGGCCGAACGTCACCGGCTCGGCATGGATGCCGTGGCTGCGGCCGATCATGGGCGTGAGCTTGTGCTCCTCCGCCCGGCGCTTCAGCACGGCGAGCAGCGCGTCGAGATCGGCGATCAGGATGTCCGCCGCCTGCTTGAGCTGCACCGCGAGGCAGGTGTCGAGCACGTCGGAGCTGGTCATGCCCTGATGGAGGAAGCGGGCCTCCTCGCCGACATGTTCCGCGACCCAGGTGAGGAAGGCGATCACGTCGTGCCTGGTGACGGCCTCGATCGCGTCGATCGCGGCGACGTCGATGGCCGGATCGGTCGCCCACCAGTCCCACACCGCCTGCGCCGCCGCCTGCGGCACGACGCCGAGCTCGGCCATCGCATCGAGCGCATGGGCCTCGATCTCGAACCAGATGCGGTAGCGGTTCTCCGGGGCCCAGATGGCGGCCATGGCGGGGCGGGAATAGCGGGGGATCATGGCCACGGCGCCTAGCAATGGCCGGGCGCGCGCGCAACGGCGACGCAATGGCTTGACTCCCGCTTGATCGAGCGTTCAACTCCGCCTGTGATGACTCCGAGCCTCGCCCTGTTCGTTGCATTGCAGGCGGCCGCGCCCGAATCCGCGCCGCCGGCGCTTGCGCCGGAGCTCCAGCCGCTGGCCTTTCTGGTCGGCTCCTGCTGGCGGGCGACCTTTCCCGGCACGGCCATCGTCAACACGCACTGCTATTCGGCGATGCATGGCGGCCGTCATGTCCGCAACCGCCATATCGTGGAAGGCGCGCCCGGCCCTTATTCCGGCGAGACCATCTTCCGCTGGGACCCGGAGCGCGCGCAGATCCGCTACGATTATTGGGGATCGGACGGGGGCTACAGCACCGGCACGGTGGTGGCGACCGACGACGGCCTCTCCTTTCCCGAGGAAAGCTATCTGGGCGTGCGCGGCCAGCGGCTGACGATGCGCGCGGCGATGCGCGATGTCGGCCCGGAAGGCTATGAGGGATCGAGCGAGATGCGCGAGGGCGAAGGCTGGCGCGAAATGTGGCGGATGCGCTTCACGCGGATCGGACCTGCGCCGGCCGGGGATTAGGCTGTATCGACATTCATCCCTTAGCCCCTCTCCCTCAAGGGAGAGGGAAAAGAAGGTGAATGCCGATCCGGCTAGATCAGGCCCATCGCCCGCAGGCTCGCATGGCCGTTGGCGCCGACGATGATGTGGTCGTGCAGGGTGACGTTGAGATGCCGCCCCGCCTCGGCGAGGTCGCGGGTGAGGCGGATGTCCTGTTGCGATGGCGAAGGATCGCCGGACGGGTGATTGTGGACGATAATGATCGCGCTCGCCTTCAGGTCCAGCGCGCGGCGCATCACCTCGCGGATATGGACCGCCGATTCGTCCACCGAGCCTTCCCACATCGGCTCGTCGCGGATGAGGACGTTCCTGGCGTTGAGGAAGAGGATGCGGACCCGCTCGATCCCCTCATGCGCCATGTCGGCGCGCAGATAATCGAGCAGGGCCTGCCAGGAGCCGAGGATCGGCCGTTCGCGGATCTCGTCCTTGAGCAGGCGCAGCGCCGCGGCATGGGCGGTCTTGAGCGCGGCGGCGGCCGTCTCGCTGACGCCGCCGACCCGGGCGATCGCCTCGGCATCCGCCGTCATCAGCGCGCCGAAGCCGCCGAATTCCCTGAGCAGCTGCCTGGCGAGCGGCTTGGTGTCGCGGCGGGGAATGGCCAAGGCGAGGAGATATTCGACCAGCTCGTGATCGAGCAAAGCGTCCGGCCCGCCCTCGAACAGGCGCTGGCGCAGGCGGGCGCGGTGGCCGCTGCCGTCAGTGGAAGCCTCCCCCATAAGGTTGGATTAAGGCCGACCATGCGGTTACGCAACGTGACGGCGCCGGAACGCGATCGGCGCAAGTAGGTTGAGCCAGAGCGTGGACGAACAGGAGATCATCGACGAGGCCGCACCGCGCCGCCCCCGCCGGCGGTTGCGACGGCTGCTGCTCGCGCTCCTGATCCTGCTGATCGCCGGGCTCGGCATCCTCTGGTCGATGCGCGAGAAGCTCGCTACCGACTATTTCGAGGGCGAGCTGGCCCGCCGGGGCGTGCAGGCGAGCTATGAGGTGAAGCGGATCGGCTTCGGCTCGCAGATCCTCGAGAATGTCGTGATCGGCGATCCGGCCCGGCCGGATGCGACGATCCGACGGCTGGAGGTCGGCATCGCGCTGGGCCTGTACGGGCCGGAAGTGGGGACGATCACGGTGCGCGGGGTGCGGCTCCGGGGCAGCATCGTCGATGGGCAGGTCAGCCTTGGCCAGATCGACCGGCTGCTGCCCGAGCCGACCGGCGCGCCGTTCGCGCTGCCCGACCAGCGGATCGACGTCGCCGACGCGGGCATCGCGCTGGAGACGCCGGCCGGGCTGGTCGCGCTGGCGCTGACCGGGCGGGGCAATCTGGCGGACGGCTTTCGCGGGCAGATGGCGATGACGGCGCGCGCGCTGGAGATTGGCGGCTGCGCGATCGAAGCGCCGCGCGCGAACGTGGCGGTGGCGGTGGACGAATTGCGGCCGAGCCTGCGCGGGCCAGCGGCGGCGCAGGCGGCGCGCTGCGGCGACATGCTGGCGGCACGGCCGCGCGTGGCGCTGGCGCTGACCCTGGCGTCGACCATCGATTCGTGGCGCGGCGGCGGCGCGTTGCGGATCGATAGGCTGGCGGCCGGTGCGAACCGGGCGGCGAACGTCGAGGGGCGGCTGACCTTCGCCGGCAATGCGGCGCGCACGCAGGGGCGGGCCGATCTCTGGGCCGGCGCGCTCGACACTGACGGCGCGCGGACGGCGCGGGCGCGGATCGCCGGGCCCTATGCGCTGTCGCTCGACCGCGGCGAGGCGCTGTTCGGCGGCGAGATCGAGGCGGCCGGGCTGCGGCTCGGCGATGCGGCGCTGGGCGGCGCCGTCGCGTCTTTGCGGGGCGCCAGCGGAACGCCGGTCGGACCCATCGCCGAATCGCTGGCGGACGCGCTGGCGCGGGCCGGGCGCGAGGGGGCGGAGGCGCGGGCCCAGGCCTGGCTGGCCTCCGGGCCCGGTTTCGGCGCGGCGCGGGTCAACACGCTGCGGCTCGACGGCGCGGGTGGTGCGCGGCTGCTGATCGACGGCGGCAGCGGCGCGACCTATTTCTGGCCGGCGGGCAGGCTGCGGCTCGACGGCGATTTCGCATTGTCGGGCGGCGGCTTTCCGGAAACGCGCTTCACCTTGCGCCAGGCGTCGGCGGACGGGCCGCTGGAAGGCGCCGGCCGGATCGCGCCGATCCGCGCGGGCGAAACCAGCCTCACCCTGAGCGAAATCCGCTTCGCCGCGTCGCCGGGCGGGGAGACGCGCTTCCGCACCGCGGCGCGGCTCGACGGGCCGTTTTCCGGCGGACGGGTGCGCGGGCTGACCCTGCCGATCGACGGGCGCTTCGGGCGCGGCGGCTTCGCGCTGGGCGAAAGCTGCGTGGCGGCGGGGTTCGAGGCGCTGGAGGTGCAGAATCTGCGGCTCGGCGCGACGCGGCTGCCGCTCTGCCCGGAGGGACGGGCGATGCTGTGGCAGGGGCCGGGCGGATCGCTGCAGGGCGGGGCGCGGATCGACGCGCCGCGCTTCGCCGGGCGGCTGGGGTCCTCGCCGGTCGCGTTCGCCGCCGCGCGGCTGCGGGTCGGGCCGGACGGGTTCGCCGCGACCGATTTCGCGGCGCGGCTGGGCGAGGCCGATGCGGTCAACCGGCTCGACATCGCCAGCTTGGACGGGCGCTTCGGCGAGGGCGTGGCGGGGGATTTCGCGGGGCTTTCCGGCGATCTGGCGGCGGTGCCGCTGCTGGTGGACGGCGGCGCGGGACGCTGGCGCTTCGCCGGCGGCGAGCTGGTGGCGGAGGGCGGCATCAATGTCGCCGACAAGCAGGACCCGGTCCGCTTCTACCCGCTTATCTCGCACGATTTCCGCCTCGCCATTTCGGGCAGCGATCTCACCGCCACCGGCGGGCTCGATCATCCGGGGAGCGGCACGCGGGTGATGCGCGCGACGATCGTCCATGACCTGTCCAGCGGCGCCGGCAATGCCATGCTGGACGTCGAGGGGCTGCGATTCCACCCCGGCTTCCAGCCCGATTTGCTGACGCCGCTCACCATCGGCGTCATCGCGCTGGTGGACGGCAGCGTCACCGGGCAGGGCCGGATCGCGTGGGACGAGGCGGGCACCCGCAGCACCGGCACCTTCGCGACGCAGGGCATGAACCTCGCCGCGCCGTTCGGCCCGGTGCAGGGGTTGACGACGCGCATCGAATTCACCGATCTGCTCGGCCTCGCCACCGCGCCGGGCCAGACGGCGACGGTCGATCTCGTCCAGGCCGGCATCGACGTGTTCGACGGCGTGCTGACCTACCAGCTCCGGCCCGATTACCGGGTGGCGATCGAAAGCGCGCGATGGCCCTTCGCCGGCGGCACGCTGACGCTGGACCCGACCGCGCTCGATTTCAGCCGCGAATCGACCAAATATCTGACCTTCCGGGTCGATGGCCTGGATGCGGCGCGCTTCGTCGAGCAGATGGAGTTCGGCAATATCGCCGCGACCGGCACGTTCGACGGCGTGGTGCCGATGCAGTTCGACGAGAACGGATCGGGCCGCATCCTGAACGGCCGGCTGTCGGCGCGGCCGGAAGGCGGCACCCTGTCCTATGTCGGCGAGCTGACCGACCGCGATCTCGGCGCTTATGGCATCCTCGCCTTCAACGCGCTGAAATCGCTGCGCTACGACAAGTTCGACCTGATTCTGAACGGTGCGCTGGACGGGGAGTTCGTCACCGTCATCGACCTGGACGGCGTCGCCCGCGATCCCGAGGGCACCGCCTTGCCGTCCGGCGGGGGCATTCCCCAGATGGTGGCGGGCCGGGTGCTCGGCCAGCTCGCCCGCATCCCGTTCCAGTTCAACATCCGCATCCAGGGCCAGTTCCGGTCGCTGATCGCGACCACGCGATCGTTCAGCGATCCGAGCCTGCTCATCCAGTCGGTCCTGCCCCGCGCCCTCTCCGGAGAGCTCGAAACACCTGTCCAAGACGTTCAGCCTGAAGAAAGCGAGCCCGTGCGATGATCCAGCCCAACTTGACGAGGAAGCTCCGCGATGCGAGCCGGACGAACATGCCAAGACTGCTTCTCGCGCTCATCGCGGCGCCGGCGCTCGGCGCCTGCGTCCAGGTGAGCGCGCCGGATCGGCCGATCGAGATCAATCTCAACATCAACATCCGTCAGGAAGTGGTGGTGAGGCTCCAGCAGGACGCGCGCGAGCTGATCCAGAACAACGAAGGGATATTCTAGCCATGACCCGCCGTACCAAGCTGATGATCGCCGCCGCGCTCGGCCTCGCCGTCGCCGCGGGCGGCACCGCTTACGCCTTCCAGGCCGACGCCGCCGGCGCG
Encoded proteins:
- a CDS encoding adenylosuccinate lyase, with the translated sequence MIPRYSRPAMAAIWAPENRYRIWFEIEAHALDAMAELGVVPQAAAQAVWDWWATDPAIDVAAIDAIEAVTRHDVIAFLTWVAEHVGEEARFLHQGMTSSDVLDTCLAVQLKQAADILIADLDALLAVLKRRAEEHKLTPMIGRSHGIHAEPVTFGLKLAQAYAEFARNRARLIAARDDVATCAISGAVGTFANVDPKVEAHVADKLGLAIEPVSTQVIPRDRHALFFATLGVIASSVERLATEIRHLQRTEVLEAEEYFAPGQKGSSAMPHKRNPVLTENLTGLARMVRGYVTPALENVALWHERDISHSSVERYIGPDATVTLDFALARLTGVMDKLLVYPERMQRNLDRMGGLVHSQRVLLALTQAGASREDAYRLVQRNAMKVWESDGALSLLDLLKADAEVTALLSDAQLEEKFDLDYHLKQVDTIFARVFGA
- the radC gene encoding DNA repair protein RadC, encoding MGEASTDGSGHRARLRQRLFEGGPDALLDHELVEYLLALAIPRRDTKPLARQLLREFGGFGALMTADAEAIARVGGVSETAAAALKTAHAAALRLLKDEIRERPILGSWQALLDYLRADMAHEGIERVRILFLNARNVLIRDEPMWEGSVDESAVHIREVMRRALDLKASAIIIVHNHPSGDPSPSQQDIRLTRDLAEAGRHLNVTLHDHIIVGANGHASLRAMGLI
- a CDS encoding YdbH domain-containing protein, translating into MSQSVDEQEIIDEAAPRRPRRRLRRLLLALLILLIAGLGILWSMREKLATDYFEGELARRGVQASYEVKRIGFGSQILENVVIGDPARPDATIRRLEVGIALGLYGPEVGTITVRGVRLRGSIVDGQVSLGQIDRLLPEPTGAPFALPDQRIDVADAGIALETPAGLVALALTGRGNLADGFRGQMAMTARALEIGGCAIEAPRANVAVAVDELRPSLRGPAAAQAARCGDMLAARPRVALALTLASTIDSWRGGGALRIDRLAAGANRAANVEGRLTFAGNAARTQGRADLWAGALDTDGARTARARIAGPYALSLDRGEALFGGEIEAAGLRLGDAALGGAVASLRGASGTPVGPIAESLADALARAGREGAEARAQAWLASGPGFGAARVNTLRLDGAGGARLLIDGGSGATYFWPAGRLRLDGDFALSGGGFPETRFTLRQASADGPLEGAGRIAPIRAGETSLTLSEIRFAASPGGETRFRTAARLDGPFSGGRVRGLTLPIDGRFGRGGFALGESCVAAGFEALEVQNLRLGATRLPLCPEGRAMLWQGPGGSLQGGARIDAPRFAGRLGSSPVAFAAARLRVGPDGFAATDFAARLGEADAVNRLDIASLDGRFGEGVAGDFAGLSGDLAAVPLLVDGGAGRWRFAGGELVAEGGINVADKQDPVRFYPLISHDFRLAISGSDLTATGGLDHPGSGTRVMRATIVHDLSSGAGNAMLDVEGLRFHPGFQPDLLTPLTIGVIALVDGSVTGQGRIAWDEAGTRSTGTFATQGMNLAAPFGPVQGLTTRIEFTDLLGLATAPGQTATVDLVQAGIDVFDGVLTYQLRPDYRVAIESARWPFAGGTLTLDPTALDFSRESTKYLTFRVDGLDAARFVEQMEFGNIAATGTFDGVVPMQFDENGSGRILNGRLSARPEGGTLSYVGELTDRDLGAYGILAFNALKSLRYDKFDLILNGALDGEFVTVIDLDGVARDPEGTALPSGGGIPQMVAGRVLGQLARIPFQFNIRIQGQFRSLIATTRSFSDPSLLIQSVLPRALSGELETPVQDVQPEESEPVR
- a CDS encoding YnbE family lipoprotein; this encodes MPRLLLALIAAPALGACVQVSAPDRPIEINLNINIRQEVVVRLQQDARELIQNNEGIF